The proteins below come from a single Chryseobacterium sp. MA9 genomic window:
- a CDS encoding TIGR02117 family protein, whose protein sequence is MTVKTILMYLLKVIGIILGIVIIYVILGLLIPYIPVSAKDDGQKKEIPIYIYTNGVHTDIVMPVKNDLQDWSRKIPFANTKSKKTDYQYIGIGWGDKGFYLDTPTWADLKFSTAVKAAFWLSDSAMHCTYYHTMKEGDDCKMIMISRNQYENLVKFVEDKFDRDQNGNFMLIPTNAVYSDNDAFYDAKGTYSFLYTCNTWSNNALKAAGQKAALWTPSDFGIFQHYK, encoded by the coding sequence ATGACCGTGAAAACTATATTAATGTATCTTCTGAAAGTGATAGGAATTATTTTAGGTATTGTGATTATTTATGTAATCCTTGGGTTACTGATTCCTTATATCCCCGTTTCTGCAAAAGATGATGGGCAGAAGAAAGAAATTCCAATCTATATTTATACCAATGGAGTACATACCGATATAGTAATGCCAGTAAAAAACGACCTTCAGGACTGGAGCCGGAAGATTCCTTTTGCTAATACAAAATCAAAAAAAACAGATTATCAGTATATCGGAATAGGCTGGGGAGATAAAGGATTCTATCTTGATACTCCCACCTGGGCAGATCTGAAATTTTCAACTGCTGTGAAAGCTGCATTCTGGCTAAGCGATTCAGCAATGCACTGTACTTATTACCATACTATGAAAGAAGGGGATGATTGTAAAATGATTATGATCAGCAGAAACCAGTATGAGAATCTGGTAAAATTTGTAGAAGATAAATTTGACAGAGATCAGAACGGTAACTTCATGTTAATTCCTACAAATGCAGTGTACAGTGATAATGATGCCTTTTATGATGCAAAAGGTACCTACAGCTTTCTTTATACTTGTAATACCTGGTCAAATAATGCTTTAAAGGCTGCAGGGCAGAAAGCAGCACTTTGGACTCCGTCAGATTTCGGAATTTTTCAGCACTATAAATAA
- a CDS encoding efflux RND transporter periplasmic adaptor subunit — MYFKTVIICLLATLFAVSCSKDKEKNNKRDKEVPVLEIKEKDTLVSNQFVTDIQAKKNVEMRSRIGGIIQHIYVNEGQFVHQGQALFKINDAELQMELLKANAALKQTEADVRIAEVELKQIQSLHAKKFVANNELEMVKAKLSSAKAKHAFADAEKRTVLQKISFTKITAPFDGVIDVIPHKDGSLVENGTLLTTLSQLNEVYAYFSIPENLYFELLANDKIGSHQKIELTLPNGVNYQFNGALKTAEGEIDRTTGSIRYKVLFPNPDRLIKHGTSGKLIISEHQADAILIPQKSTFSIQDKTYVFVVDKQNKVKMTSIKIGTTLRDSYMIESGLKKGDLIIYEGTQSLKDGDIIKIKKKY; from the coding sequence ATGTATTTTAAAACTGTAATAATTTGCCTTCTGGCAACATTATTCGCTGTGTCATGCAGTAAAGACAAGGAGAAAAATAATAAAAGAGACAAAGAAGTTCCCGTACTGGAAATCAAAGAAAAAGATACATTGGTGAGCAACCAGTTTGTCACTGATATCCAGGCTAAAAAAAACGTAGAAATGCGATCCAGAATAGGTGGTATTATACAGCATATTTATGTAAATGAGGGACAATTTGTACATCAGGGGCAGGCTTTATTTAAAATCAATGATGCCGAGCTGCAGATGGAACTTCTGAAAGCCAATGCGGCACTAAAGCAGACAGAAGCTGATGTCCGTATTGCAGAAGTAGAATTGAAGCAGATTCAGAGTCTTCATGCTAAAAAATTTGTGGCCAACAATGAGTTGGAAATGGTGAAGGCAAAGTTATCTTCCGCTAAAGCAAAACATGCTTTTGCCGATGCAGAGAAGAGAACGGTTCTTCAGAAAATAAGCTTTACAAAGATTACGGCACCCTTTGACGGGGTGATTGATGTGATTCCTCATAAAGACGGAAGTTTGGTAGAAAATGGCACGTTGCTGACTACTTTGTCTCAGTTGAATGAAGTATATGCGTATTTCTCAATTCCTGAAAATCTGTATTTTGAGCTTCTGGCCAACGACAAGATCGGAAGCCATCAAAAGATCGAACTGACTTTGCCAAACGGAGTCAATTACCAGTTCAACGGAGCCTTGAAAACCGCTGAAGGGGAAATCGACAGAACCACAGGTTCCATCCGTTATAAAGTACTTTTCCCGAATCCGGACCGTCTGATCAAGCATGGTACTTCCGGGAAGCTTATTATTTCCGAACATCAGGCTGACGCTATTCTTATCCCACAAAAATCTACCTTCTCCATCCAGGATAAGACCTACGTTTTTGTAGTAGACAAACAGAATAAAGTGAAGATGACCAGTATTAAGATCGGAACCACATTAAGAGATTCTTATATGATAGAAAGCGGTCTTAAAAAAGGAGATTTAATCATTTATGAAGGAACTCAGTCTTTGAAAGACGGTGATATCATCAAAATCAAAAAGAAGTATTAA
- a CDS encoding VIT family protein yields MHHQLEKHYVNRVGWLRAAVLGANDGLLSTTSIVIGVAAAEPDRHIIILAALAGMIAGAMSMAAGEYVSVSSQEDTEKADLFREKHELEQMPEIELRELAKVYEKRGCTKETAMQVAIELTEHDALGAHARDELGINEITQAKPLQAAMASFSSFAVGALLPFSVSLLAPLKQMVYFQYGFSIIFLMLLGAISARAGGSNIKVAVLRICFWGTVAMGITAFVGHIFGVNVA; encoded by the coding sequence ATGCATCATCAGTTGGAAAAACATTATGTAAACAGGGTAGGCTGGCTTCGGGCAGCTGTATTGGGAGCGAATGACGGGTTATTATCCACTACCAGTATTGTTATCGGGGTTGCGGCTGCGGAACCAGACCGGCATATCATTATTCTTGCGGCATTGGCGGGTATGATTGCGGGGGCTATGTCTATGGCAGCGGGGGAATATGTTTCCGTGAGTTCACAGGAAGATACCGAGAAGGCAGATTTATTTCGCGAAAAACATGAACTTGAGCAAATGCCTGAAATAGAACTTAGAGAACTTGCTAAAGTGTATGAAAAACGAGGATGCACCAAAGAAACAGCGATGCAGGTAGCTATTGAACTTACAGAACACGATGCATTGGGAGCGCATGCCCGTGATGAATTAGGCATTAATGAAATAACGCAGGCGAAACCATTGCAGGCAGCGATGGCTTCATTCAGTTCATTTGCGGTGGGCGCTTTATTGCCGTTTAGCGTTTCTCTTTTGGCACCTCTTAAACAAATGGTGTATTTCCAATACGGCTTTTCAATTATATTTTTAATGCTTTTGGGAGCAATCTCTGCAAGAGCGGGAGGTTCCAATATTAAAGTCGCAGTATTGAGGATCTGTTTCTGGGGAACCGTTGCAATGGGAATTACAGCATTTGTAGGGCATATTTTCGGAGTCAATGTAGCGTAA
- a CDS encoding efflux RND transporter permease subunit: MVEMFIRRKVLSLVISILFVLLGIMALLKMPITQFPDIVPPSVTVTAKYTGANAEVSANAVALPLERAINGVPGMTYMSTVTSNDGLTLIQVFFEVGTDPDVAAVNVQNRVTTILDELPEEVIRAGVTTEKEVNSMLMYLNITSTDPSQDEQFIYNFTDINVLQELKRIDGVGRAEIMGQKEYSMRVWLDPQKMAAYSISADEVITSLQKQNISAAPGKVGETSGKTSSQLQYVIKYKGKFFEPKQYEEVPIRSDVDGTILKLKDIAKVEFGAMNYGMVSKTDGRPSASIMMKQRPGSNASEVIESVKAKMEELKVTSFPPGMEYNMAYDVSRFLDASISAVLTTLIEAFILVGIVVFIFLQDWRSTLIPVLAVPVALVGTFAFMNMLDFSVNLLTLFALVLAIGIVVDNAIVVVEAVHVKMEEGMNAMDATISATKEIAGAVVAITIVMSAVFIPVAFLDGPVGVFYRQFSLTLAISIVISGVNALTLTPALCAIILKPHNHDKKKTIIDRAFQSFNTGFERLTNGYVGILSKFATRTTVTFGLLFLFVGLTFVTSKFLPTGFIPMEDQGMVYVSVTTPQGATVERTEKVLDEVTVIAKKIKGVENVTTLAGYSIVTEIAGSSYGMAMINLKDWKERNISVNDLIAELSDKTKSIADAQIEIFAPPTVPGFGNTSGFELRLLDRTGGTIENTDKITKDFVKKLNEAPELQNSFTSFDATFPQYMINVDYDMAAKKGISVDNAMSTLQTMLGSYYATNFIRFSQMYKVMVQASPEHRDTPESILNLYLKNDKGEMVPFSTFITIEKVYGPEVLTRYNMYMSAMINGEPADGYSSGDAIAAVERVAKETLPRGFDVEWSGMTREEILSGNQTVYIFAICLLFVYLLLAAQYESFLLPMPVLLSLPTGIFGSYIALVLAGLDNNIYAQVALVMLIGLLAKNAILIVEFAVARNKQGYDIIPAAIEGARQRLRPILMTSFAFVAGLIPLCIASGAGAIGNRSIGTAAAGGMLIGTIFGLVVIPGLYIFFAKLENKKKDEKIKS; the protein is encoded by the coding sequence ATGGTAGAAATGTTTATAAGACGAAAGGTTCTTTCGTTGGTTATTTCCATATTGTTTGTATTACTGGGAATTATGGCATTACTGAAGATGCCGATCACTCAGTTTCCGGATATTGTACCACCTTCAGTAACCGTTACGGCAAAATATACAGGAGCTAATGCCGAAGTATCTGCCAATGCTGTGGCTCTTCCTCTGGAAAGGGCAATCAATGGAGTACCGGGAATGACGTATATGTCTACGGTTACTTCAAATGACGGTCTTACCCTTATCCAGGTATTCTTTGAAGTTGGGACAGATCCTGATGTAGCAGCGGTAAATGTTCAGAACAGGGTGACAACCATTCTTGATGAGCTTCCTGAAGAAGTGATCAGGGCCGGAGTTACCACTGAAAAAGAGGTGAACAGTATGCTGATGTACCTCAATATCACAAGTACAGATCCAAGCCAGGATGAGCAGTTCATCTATAATTTTACGGATATTAATGTCCTTCAGGAGCTAAAACGTATTGATGGAGTAGGACGTGCTGAGATTATGGGGCAGAAAGAATACTCAATGAGAGTATGGCTGGATCCGCAGAAAATGGCAGCTTACAGTATTTCTGCAGATGAGGTGATCACTTCTCTGCAAAAGCAGAATATTTCCGCGGCACCGGGAAAAGTGGGAGAAACATCCGGGAAAACTTCCAGCCAGCTTCAATATGTGATCAAATATAAAGGGAAGTTTTTTGAGCCTAAACAATATGAAGAAGTTCCCATCAGATCTGATGTTGATGGAACAATCTTAAAGCTTAAAGATATTGCTAAAGTTGAATTCGGAGCGATGAACTACGGAATGGTTTCCAAAACAGACGGAAGACCATCCGCATCCATCATGATGAAGCAGCGTCCCGGTTCCAATGCTTCCGAAGTTATTGAAAGTGTAAAGGCAAAAATGGAAGAATTAAAAGTCACATCCTTCCCTCCCGGAATGGAGTATAACATGGCTTATGATGTTTCCAGATTTTTGGATGCTTCCATCAGTGCGGTATTGACAACCCTTATTGAAGCTTTTATTCTGGTAGGAATTGTCGTATTTATCTTTCTTCAGGACTGGCGTTCCACTTTAATCCCTGTATTGGCTGTACCTGTAGCATTGGTAGGAACTTTTGCCTTCATGAATATGCTTGATTTCTCTGTCAATCTTTTAACATTGTTTGCATTGGTTCTTGCCATTGGAATTGTTGTCGATAATGCCATTGTCGTCGTTGAAGCCGTCCACGTGAAAATGGAAGAAGGAATGAATGCAATGGATGCCACCATCAGCGCTACCAAAGAAATTGCAGGAGCTGTAGTTGCGATTACGATTGTAATGTCTGCCGTATTTATTCCTGTGGCGTTTCTTGATGGTCCGGTAGGAGTGTTTTACCGTCAGTTTTCATTGACATTGGCAATCAGTATTGTGATTTCCGGAGTGAATGCATTGACGCTTACTCCGGCGCTTTGTGCTATTATTTTAAAACCCCACAATCATGATAAAAAGAAAACTATCATCGATAGGGCTTTCCAGAGTTTCAATACAGGATTTGAAAGACTGACTAATGGTTATGTAGGTATTTTATCAAAATTTGCTACAAGAACTACAGTGACTTTCGGACTGTTATTTTTATTTGTCGGATTGACTTTTGTGACCAGCAAATTCCTGCCAACAGGGTTTATTCCAATGGAAGATCAGGGAATGGTCTATGTAAGTGTGACGACCCCACAGGGAGCAACGGTAGAAAGGACTGAAAAAGTATTGGATGAAGTTACGGTTATTGCCAAAAAGATTAAAGGAGTAGAAAATGTGACTACGCTTGCGGGATACAGTATTGTGACAGAGATTGCAGGTTCATCTTATGGAATGGCGATGATCAATCTTAAAGACTGGAAAGAAAGAAATATTTCGGTAAATGATCTGATCGCGGAGCTTTCTGATAAAACAAAAAGCATAGCAGATGCCCAGATTGAGATCTTTGCACCGCCCACAGTTCCGGGATTCGGTAATACCAGTGGTTTTGAACTTCGTTTGCTGGACAGAACCGGCGGAACCATTGAGAATACAGATAAAATCACTAAGGACTTTGTTAAAAAACTAAATGAAGCTCCTGAATTACAGAACAGTTTTACCAGTTTTGATGCTACTTTTCCGCAATATATGATCAATGTGGATTATGATATGGCAGCGAAGAAAGGAATTTCTGTAGATAATGCTATGTCTACATTACAGACGATGCTGGGATCTTATTACGCTACGAATTTTATCCGTTTCAGCCAGATGTATAAAGTGATGGTACAGGCAAGTCCGGAGCATAGAGATACCCCTGAAAGCATTCTGAATTTATATTTAAAGAATGATAAGGGTGAAATGGTTCCGTTCTCCACATTCATCACCATTGAAAAAGTGTATGGCCCTGAAGTACTGACGAGGTACAATATGTACATGTCTGCTATGATCAATGGAGAGCCTGCAGACGGCTACAGCTCCGGAGATGCCATTGCTGCCGTAGAACGTGTTGCCAAAGAGACACTGCCAAGAGGGTTTGATGTTGAATGGTCGGGGATGACAAGAGAAGAGATCTTATCAGGAAACCAGACTGTTTACATCTTCGCGATCTGCCTTTTATTCGTCTATCTTTTACTGGCGGCACAATATGAAAGCTTTCTTCTTCCCATGCCTGTATTATTAAGCCTTCCGACAGGAATCTTCGGTTCCTACATCGCATTGGTACTCGCGGGATTGGATAATAATATTTATGCACAGGTAGCATTGGTCATGCTGATCGGACTTTTAGCTAAAAATGCCATTCTGATCGTAGAATTTGCGGTTGCGAGAAATAAACAGGGCTATGATATCATTCCGGCAGCCATTGAAGGGGCAAGACAGCGTCTGAGGCCTATTCTGATGACCTCTTTTGCATTCGTAGCAGGGCTTATTCCATTATGTATTGCATCAGGAGCAGGAGCAATAGGTAATCGTTCCATTGGTACAGCCGCAGCAGGAGGAATGCTGATAGGAACTATTTTCGGACTGGTAGTGATTCCGGGACTGTATATATTCTTTGCAAAACTTGAAAATAAGAAGAAAGATGAAAAGATTAAATCATAG
- a CDS encoding SDR family oxidoreductase yields MSTQNVKGKVVLIAGGGKNLGGLLSRDFAAKGAKLAIHYNSESSRADSEKTLAEVQALGAEAFLFQGDLTKVDNITKFFDEAVSRFGGIDIAINTVGMVLKKPFAETTEEEYDTMFNVNSKSAYFFLQEAGKKLNNQGKICTIVTSLLAAYTGLYSTYAGAKAPVEHFTRAASKEFGGRGISVTAVAPGPMDTPFFYGQETDDAVAYHKSASALGGLTDIKDIAPLVEFLVTEGWWITGQTIFANGGYTTR; encoded by the coding sequence ATGTCAACACAAAATGTAAAAGGAAAAGTTGTTTTAATTGCTGGAGGAGGTAAAAACCTGGGAGGACTGTTAAGTAGAGATTTTGCAGCAAAAGGCGCAAAACTGGCAATACATTACAACAGTGAAAGCTCTAGAGCTGATAGCGAAAAAACACTTGCTGAGGTACAGGCATTAGGAGCAGAAGCATTTTTGTTTCAGGGTGATCTTACCAAAGTAGATAATATTACAAAATTCTTTGATGAAGCAGTTTCTCGTTTCGGTGGGATTGATATTGCGATCAATACTGTAGGAATGGTACTTAAAAAGCCATTTGCTGAAACTACAGAAGAAGAATATGATACCATGTTTAATGTCAACTCAAAATCAGCTTACTTCTTTTTGCAGGAAGCTGGTAAAAAACTGAACAATCAGGGGAAAATCTGTACTATTGTTACTTCATTGCTGGCGGCATACACAGGACTGTATTCTACTTATGCAGGAGCAAAAGCACCGGTAGAGCATTTTACAAGAGCTGCTTCTAAAGAATTTGGAGGAAGAGGAATTTCTGTAACGGCTGTAGCACCTGGCCCAATGGATACTCCTTTCTTCTATGGACAGGAAACGGATGATGCAGTTGCTTATCATAAATCAGCATCAGCATTGGGAGGCCTTACAGATATTAAAGATATCGCTCCGCTGGTAGAATTTCTGGTAACAGAAGGCTGGTGGATTACCGGGCAGACCATTTTTGCTAACGGAGGATATACAACAAGATAA
- a CDS encoding efflux transporter outer membrane subunit, producing the protein MKRLNHRNIIFGIASLSLVSCAVPKVTELKKAQELPIEIIKTDKNKTSDEFQQINLKAYFTDPQLLELFDRVVQANPDFQIAQQRVEIANSFLQRSKMDLLPSLEVGVEASGNRYGKYTMEGVGNYDTNLSPNIKENQKINRDFTPNYWVGARSSWEIDAWGKLKNKKIAAQKKFLASTEGLRLLQVELFTDIANLYYQLVALDNRLAIYQKNYNLQQRAFEIVLAQREVGKATELAVQQFKAQNNNWLAEIEHIRVEIVTVEQAITTLTGSYGGDVKRGKILMPTNMEVLNKTINVEGVIHSRPDVAANYYVLEASQADAKAARAAFYPKIDLGAGFGLNSFSVETLFKPSSLAGQLLGGLMVPVFNKGQLKYEFKVASKEQEIAFLNYQKSITTAFNELQSILKQTKIYERVLKLKSEEVGFLDRGVEVSNDLYLTGYANYFELINSQKSKLTAELDLLQFQHQNTRNNVLLFKALGGKLD; encoded by the coding sequence ATGAAAAGATTAAATCATAGAAATATAATATTCGGAATTGCTTCATTGAGCCTTGTTTCATGTGCAGTTCCTAAAGTAACCGAGTTGAAAAAAGCCCAGGAACTACCGATTGAAATTATCAAAACAGATAAAAATAAAACTTCGGATGAGTTTCAGCAGATCAACCTGAAGGCTTACTTTACAGATCCGCAGCTGCTCGAACTTTTTGATAGAGTGGTTCAGGCCAATCCGGATTTCCAGATTGCGCAGCAAAGAGTGGAAATTGCGAACAGTTTCCTTCAAAGATCGAAAATGGATTTACTGCCTTCCCTTGAAGTAGGGGTGGAGGCTTCCGGAAACAGGTACGGAAAATATACCATGGAAGGAGTAGGGAACTATGATACCAATCTTTCACCCAATATTAAGGAAAATCAGAAAATCAACAGAGACTTTACCCCTAATTACTGGGTAGGAGCAAGAAGCAGCTGGGAAATTGATGCATGGGGGAAACTTAAGAATAAAAAGATTGCTGCACAGAAGAAATTTCTGGCTTCAACAGAAGGGCTGAGATTATTACAGGTAGAGCTTTTTACTGATATTGCTAATTTGTATTATCAGTTGGTAGCCTTAGACAATCGTCTTGCCATTTATCAGAAGAATTACAACCTTCAGCAGAGAGCATTTGAAATTGTCCTGGCGCAGCGTGAAGTAGGAAAGGCTACAGAATTGGCTGTACAGCAGTTCAAAGCACAGAATAACAACTGGTTGGCAGAAATCGAACATATAAGGGTGGAAATTGTTACTGTAGAGCAGGCTATTACCACGTTGACGGGAAGCTACGGCGGAGATGTAAAACGTGGAAAAATATTGATGCCTACCAATATGGAAGTATTAAATAAAACCATTAATGTGGAAGGAGTAATCCATTCCAGGCCGGATGTAGCGGCGAACTATTATGTTTTAGAAGCTTCTCAGGCTGATGCCAAGGCTGCGAGAGCTGCTTTTTACCCTAAGATTGACCTTGGTGCAGGTTTCGGACTGAATTCTTTTTCTGTAGAGACATTATTTAAACCAAGTTCTCTGGCAGGGCAATTGTTGGGTGGATTAATGGTTCCTGTTTTTAATAAAGGGCAGTTGAAATATGAATTCAAAGTGGCGAGTAAAGAGCAGGAAATTGCTTTTTTAAACTATCAGAAAAGCATTACAACTGCTTTTAACGAGCTTCAATCGATTCTGAAACAGACTAAGATCTATGAACGTGTTTTGAAACTGAAATCAGAAGAAGTAGGTTTTCTTGACCGTGGTGTGGAGGTTTCCAACGATCTATATCTGACAGGATATGCGAATTATTTTGAACTGATCAACTCTCAGAAGAGCAAACTCACCGCTGAATTGGATTTATTACAGTTCCAGCACCAGAATACCAGAAATAACGTCCTGCTGTTTAAAGCACTGGGAGGGAAACTGGATTAA
- the lgt gene encoding prolipoprotein diacylglyceryl transferase has protein sequence MNLLYINWDVNPEIVNILGFPLKYYGILFLAGLVLCLNILKRIYKKEGLSSQAHEALFSYALIGILVGARLGHCLFYDFDYYSQHPLEILLPIQKGVDGTYHFTGFAGLASHGGGIGLVIMLLIYARKFSIPFMTVLDAIAIVLPLGGTFIRLANLMNSEIIGIPTDVPWAFIFRQVDDLPRHPAQLYEAISYFIIFLSVYFIYKKNIFKIGKGFYFGISILLIFIMRILIEFIKVDQVEFEHGMSLNMGQLLSIPFVLLGLFFIIKSILEKGKVKAT, from the coding sequence ATGAATTTATTATATATCAACTGGGATGTCAATCCCGAAATCGTCAATATCTTAGGGTTTCCTTTAAAATATTACGGAATACTATTTCTTGCAGGACTGGTTTTATGTTTAAATATTTTAAAACGTATTTATAAAAAAGAAGGCCTTAGTTCGCAGGCTCATGAAGCTTTATTCTCTTATGCACTTATAGGAATTCTAGTGGGTGCCAGACTGGGACACTGTCTTTTTTATGATTTCGACTATTATTCTCAGCATCCGCTTGAAATATTATTACCGATTCAGAAAGGAGTGGACGGAACTTACCACTTTACAGGATTTGCAGGACTTGCCAGTCATGGTGGTGGTATCGGATTGGTGATCATGCTTCTTATATATGCAAGAAAATTTTCTATCCCGTTCATGACGGTTTTAGATGCTATAGCGATTGTACTTCCGTTGGGTGGTACTTTTATAAGGCTGGCCAATCTTATGAATTCTGAAATTATTGGAATTCCTACGGATGTTCCATGGGCTTTTATATTCCGTCAGGTAGATGATCTTCCGAGACACCCAGCACAGCTTTATGAAGCTATTTCTTATTTTATTATTTTCCTTTCCGTGTATTTTATTTACAAGAAAAACATATTTAAAATCGGAAAAGGGTTTTATTTCGGAATCAGTATTCTGTTGATCTTCATCATGAGAATTCTGATCGAGTTCATCAAAGTAGACCAGGTAGAATTTGAGCACGGAATGAGCCTGAATATGGGACAGCTGCTGAGTATTCCTTTTGTTCTTCTCGGTTTATTCTTTATCATTAAAAGTATATTGGAAAAAGGAAAGGTAAAAGCCACTTAA
- a CDS encoding SRPBCC family protein yields the protein MKHTLFREQQLNCDIETAWKFFSSANNLSEITPKDMGFIVLTEMADDEIYEGMLIDYYVSPLFGIKMKWQTEIIHVDFQKNFIDFQKKGPYKLWNHHHEFIPNEDGVLMRDTIDYELPMGFLGEIAHRLFVRKKLEHIFDYRFRILSKLF from the coding sequence ATGAAACATACGCTTTTCCGCGAACAGCAGCTCAATTGTGATATAGAAACCGCCTGGAAGTTCTTTTCTTCAGCTAATAACCTTTCAGAAATTACTCCGAAAGACATGGGCTTTATTGTATTGACAGAAATGGCAGATGATGAAATCTATGAAGGAATGCTCATCGATTATTATGTTTCCCCATTATTCGGTATTAAAATGAAATGGCAGACGGAGATCATCCACGTTGATTTTCAAAAAAACTTTATTGATTTCCAGAAAAAAGGGCCTTATAAATTATGGAACCACCATCATGAATTTATTCCAAATGAAGATGGCGTTCTGATGAGAGATACCATAGACTATGAACTACCTATGGGGTTTTTAGGCGAAATTGCTCACCGCCTTTTCGTCAGAAAGAAACTGGAACATATTTTTGATTACCGTTTTCGGATACTGAGTAAATTGTTCTAG
- a CDS encoding cold shock domain-containing protein, with protein sequence MADSFSKKENFKKKIQKQKEKALRREERKTNNNKGAEDVFMYVDEFGRLTSTPPEQRQEVNLDDIQLGAAPIIEEDPRKTGIVTFLSEKGYGFITEDNSKENVFFHNNNCAEPVKKGNKVSFEKEKSPKGFSAVEIQLVK encoded by the coding sequence ATGGCAGATTCTTTTTCTAAAAAGGAAAATTTCAAGAAAAAAATTCAAAAGCAAAAAGAAAAAGCGCTAAGACGCGAAGAACGTAAAACTAACAACAACAAAGGAGCGGAGGATGTTTTCATGTATGTAGACGAATTCGGAAGATTAACTTCTACTCCACCTGAACAAAGACAGGAAGTAAACCTTGATGATATTCAACTGGGTGCTGCTCCTATTATTGAGGAAGATCCAAGAAAAACAGGAATTGTTACTTTCCTTAGTGAAAAAGGATATGGTTTCATCACTGAAGATAATTCTAAAGAAAATGTCTTCTTCCACAACAACAACTGTGCAGAGCCGGTAAAAAAAGGAAACAAAGTATCTTTTGAAAAAGAAAAGTCTCCTAAAGGATTCTCCGCTGTTGAAATTCAGCTTGTTAAATAA
- a CDS encoding murein L,D-transpeptidase catalytic domain-containing protein, with the protein MKGVYLFFIALWLCSCSQEKKSSIIHTAEIPAITEKKPVADSSRIKIKAEEALKFCNSNNLNNNFCILIDMSLHSGVNRFFVWDFKNNKISKKYLVGHGCGSNSWSKDDSKANPEFSNEDGSHLSSLGKYKLEGRGYSDWGINIKYLMHGLEETNSNALKRFIVFHSWNMMSDTEVFPNGSPEGWGCPTISNNAMKEIDPMIQKSGKPVLMWIYN; encoded by the coding sequence ATGAAAGGGGTTTATCTGTTTTTCATTGCGCTTTGGTTGTGTTCATGTTCTCAGGAGAAGAAAAGCAGTATCATACATACTGCAGAAATACCTGCTATTACTGAAAAAAAGCCTGTTGCAGACTCATCCAGGATAAAAATAAAAGCAGAAGAAGCATTGAAGTTCTGTAACTCAAATAATCTTAACAATAATTTCTGCATCCTTATTGATATGAGTCTCCATTCCGGGGTGAATCGCTTTTTTGTCTGGGACTTTAAAAATAATAAGATTTCAAAAAAATACCTGGTAGGCCATGGCTGTGGTTCCAATTCATGGAGTAAAGATGATTCTAAAGCAAATCCGGAATTCAGTAATGAAGACGGAAGCCACCTTTCCTCCTTAGGGAAATACAAGCTTGAGGGAAGAGGCTACAGCGACTGGGGAATCAATATAAAATACCTGATGCACGGCCTTGAAGAAACAAACAGCAATGCTTTAAAAAGGTTTATTGTCTTTCATTCCTGGAATATGATGAGTGATACTGAAGTTTTCCCGAACGGATCTCCCGAAGGATGGGGTTGTCCCACCATTTCCAACAACGCGATGAAGGAAATTGATCCAATGATTCAGAAATCAGGAAAACCTGTACTGATGTGGATATATAATTAA